The following are from one region of the Candidatus Limnocylindrales bacterium genome:
- a CDS encoding glycosyltransferase → MGQGFSKEAGAGGAGAQEQLRVGLVIGQLTYGGAESQLYELARGLLQQCHPVVYCLSGKDQPYGQRLREAGVPVRVLASRGSFDVGRVLALARALREDRIQIVHAFLFLASAYAYLATRLARGMALVTSARNCKLEPHPVRRAIMRQAMRSSCTVICNSREMARFAVDNYGAPAHLMRVVYNGVDTTRFDVERRAHSGLRIGTVGRIEAQKNLDMFLDAAERVRRQRPDAHFIIVGDGSLRQRYQSEVERRGLAAAVRLPGTTADVPGFLAGLDQFWLTSDWEGTPNVVLEAMAAGVPVIATRVGGTGEVIDHGTSGFLVEAGDAAAVTKFALELAGDAALGQRIGEQARRAARERFSIPAMIAGTRAVYDEARALQ, encoded by the coding sequence ATGGGGCAGGGATTCAGCAAGGAAGCGGGCGCCGGCGGCGCCGGAGCACAGGAGCAGCTTCGGGTCGGGCTGGTCATCGGCCAGCTCACCTATGGCGGCGCCGAAAGCCAGCTCTACGAGCTCGCGCGCGGCCTGCTGCAGCAGTGCCATCCCGTCGTCTACTGTCTTTCGGGGAAGGATCAGCCCTATGGCCAGCGCCTGCGCGAGGCGGGCGTGCCGGTGCGGGTGCTCGCCTCGCGAGGGAGCTTCGACGTCGGCCGCGTCCTGGCGCTGGCACGCGCGCTGCGCGAGGACCGCATCCAGATCGTTCACGCGTTCCTGTTCCTGGCCAGCGCCTACGCCTATCTGGCCACCCGTCTTGCAAGGGGAATGGCGCTGGTGACCTCGGCTCGCAACTGCAAGCTGGAGCCGCATCCGGTGCGGCGCGCGATCATGCGGCAGGCGATGCGGTCTTCGTGCACCGTGATCTGCAACTCGCGCGAGATGGCGCGCTTTGCCGTGGACAACTACGGCGCGCCGGCGCATCTCATGCGCGTCGTCTACAACGGCGTGGACACCACGCGCTTTGACGTCGAGCGGCGCGCACACAGCGGCCTGCGCATCGGCACGGTGGGCCGCATCGAGGCGCAGAAGAACCTCGACATGTTCCTGGATGCGGCCGAGCGGGTCCGCCGCCAGCGCCCCGATGCGCACTTCATCATCGTCGGCGATGGCTCATTGCGCCAGAGGTATCAGTCCGAGGTCGAGCGGCGCGGGCTGGCCGCGGCGGTGCGGCTGCCCGGAACGACGGCCGATGTGCCAGGATTTCTGGCCGGTCTCGATCAGTTCTGGCTGACGTCGGACTGGGAGGGAACGCCGAACGTCGTTCTCGAAGCCATGGCGGCGGGAGTTCCCGTAATCGCCACGCGCGTGGGCGGCACCGGCGAGGTCATCGACCACGGCACCAGCGGCTTCCTCGTGGAGGCCGGAGACGCAGCGGCCGTCACGAAATTCGCGCTCGAGCTGGCCGGCGATGCCGCGCTCGGACAGAGGATCGGCGAGCAGGCTCGCCGCGCGGCGCGCGAGCGTTTTTCCATTCCGGCGATGATCGCCGGCACGCGCGCCGTCTACGACGAGGCGAGGGCGCTGCAATGA
- a CDS encoding nucleotide sugar dehydrogenase: MSMNLEEKIASGNARAGVVGLGYVGLPLAVELAHSGLRVMGIDVSESKVAAIKAGRSYILDVPTERVAELVRSGHLDATTDFASVAELDTINVCVPTPLRKTREPDLSYVIDAVDSLVQYMRPGQLLILESTTYPGTTEEIVLPRLRDAGLEPGKDVEVAFSPERTDPGNRDYNTRTIPKVVGGHTPAANRAACALYGRCIDKVVSVSSPRVAEMVKLLENTFRSVNIALVNEMAMMCDRLGIDVWEVIDAAATKPFGFMPFYPGPGLGGHCIPVDPHYLTWKARAEGFEPRFIELAGQINSQKPEFVASKVMDALNDRGRSLKGSKILALGVAYKRDVDDVRESPSLDVMALLLDKGADITFCDPFVSQVELRGKTVQGVALDQQRLASADLVLLLTDHSSFDRPFIAKHAPLIVDTRNAFKGITGDNILRV, encoded by the coding sequence ATGAGCATGAACTTGGAAGAGAAGATCGCGAGCGGCAACGCGCGCGCGGGCGTGGTCGGCCTCGGCTACGTCGGATTGCCGCTGGCGGTCGAGCTGGCCCATTCGGGCCTGCGGGTAATGGGCATCGACGTCTCCGAGAGCAAGGTCGCCGCCATCAAGGCCGGCCGGTCCTACATTCTGGACGTTCCCACCGAGCGCGTGGCCGAGCTCGTCCGCAGCGGTCATCTGGATGCGACCACGGACTTCGCCTCGGTGGCGGAGCTGGATACGATCAACGTCTGCGTGCCGACGCCGCTGCGAAAGACCCGCGAGCCGGATCTTTCCTATGTCATCGATGCGGTTGACAGCCTGGTCCAGTACATGCGGCCGGGACAGCTGCTGATCCTGGAGAGCACCACCTATCCCGGAACGACCGAGGAGATCGTCCTGCCGCGTCTTCGCGATGCCGGGCTCGAGCCCGGCAAGGACGTCGAAGTCGCGTTCTCACCCGAGCGCACCGATCCGGGCAACCGCGACTACAACACGCGCACGATTCCGAAGGTCGTCGGCGGGCACACCCCGGCGGCCAACAGGGCCGCCTGCGCGCTGTACGGCCGCTGCATCGACAAGGTCGTCAGCGTCAGCTCGCCGCGCGTGGCGGAGATGGTCAAGCTGCTCGAAAACACGTTTCGCAGCGTCAACATCGCCCTGGTCAACGAGATGGCGATGATGTGCGATCGCCTCGGCATCGACGTCTGGGAGGTCATCGACGCGGCCGCCACCAAGCCGTTCGGGTTCATGCCTTTCTATCCCGGTCCCGGCCTGGGCGGCCACTGCATCCCGGTCGATCCACACTACCTGACCTGGAAGGCGCGCGCGGAAGGGTTCGAGCCGCGCTTCATCGAGCTGGCCGGGCAGATCAATTCGCAGAAGCCCGAATTCGTGGCCTCCAAGGTGATGGACGCGCTCAACGATCGCGGCCGCTCGCTGAAGGGATCGAAGATCCTCGCGCTCGGCGTGGCCTACAAGCGCGACGTCGACGACGTGCGCGAGTCGCCGTCTCTCGACGTGATGGCGCTGCTGCTCGACAAGGGGGCCGACATCACGTTCTGCGATCCTTTCGTCTCGCAGGTCGAGCTGCGCGGCAAGACCGTGCAGGGCGTGGCGCTCGACCAGCAGCGGCTGGCGTCCGCCGACCTGGTCCTTCTGCTGACCGACCACAGCAGCTTCGATCGCCCCTTCATCGCCAAGCATGCCCCGCTGATCGTCGACACGCGCAACGCGTTCAAGGGCATCACCGGAGACAACATCCTGCGCGTATGA
- a CDS encoding glycosyltransferase family 39 protein, translated as MNRYAFYTAVAVGLAWRIYMLTNYGLVSGGEVDVYLADEGVVGLMGKHILEGRELPVFFYGQSYLGALEAYCAALAFALFGVSFVSLRLVTFLFSIAVGVAVYHFAYRIYSVAVARWATALVAVAPMYFLQWNLKARGGFVEHILLVFLVMLAFWHFYIYHRRDTRTAFLLGLVSGIALWVNQLVAAYLGVMAMLVLWHREDRRGWTPAVVGLLLGASLLIGYNIAHPLATARSLARKALVLNRVDVAERDQSWAQRGAAERVRALGDGFDKLGIVFGVPPGEGVERLGMSQDSKTGGPLAGVRRALFVLPLAVFAAGLWAARPRRGPGGWAGLHSDQLLGIFAVVTFLVGYVSPRYMLPAYPIAAILAAVLAARSGGPWRRPVHAGLAAVMIFNVASWVDAASLPPAADEDRGLALIELIRSKGISACYSAAPMYHLVFASNETVVLSPLQKDRYPAYSAVVEAADSICYVFRDDQTTKRQHVAMQELLERHHVRYQQAQVGPYRVLYDFTPRRAITAAEVEKVRHQETARVGPGTKNDTETE; from the coding sequence ATGAACCGCTACGCGTTCTATACGGCCGTTGCCGTCGGCCTCGCGTGGCGGATCTACATGCTGACGAACTACGGCCTGGTCAGCGGAGGCGAGGTCGACGTCTACCTTGCCGACGAAGGCGTGGTCGGCCTGATGGGCAAGCACATCCTGGAGGGGCGCGAGCTGCCGGTCTTCTTCTACGGGCAGTCCTACCTCGGAGCGCTCGAGGCGTACTGCGCGGCGCTGGCGTTCGCGCTCTTTGGCGTCAGCTTCGTTTCGCTGCGTCTGGTGACATTCCTGTTCTCGATTGCCGTGGGCGTTGCGGTCTATCACTTCGCCTACCGCATCTATTCGGTGGCGGTGGCACGCTGGGCGACCGCGCTCGTGGCCGTCGCGCCCATGTACTTCCTGCAATGGAACCTGAAGGCGCGTGGCGGCTTCGTCGAGCACATCCTGCTCGTGTTCCTGGTGATGCTGGCCTTCTGGCACTTCTACATCTACCACCGCCGCGATACGCGCACTGCATTCCTGCTCGGTCTGGTCTCGGGCATTGCGCTGTGGGTGAACCAGCTCGTGGCCGCCTATCTCGGCGTCATGGCGATGCTGGTGCTGTGGCACCGCGAGGACCGGCGAGGCTGGACGCCGGCAGTCGTCGGACTGCTGCTCGGGGCCTCGCTGCTCATCGGCTACAACATCGCGCATCCGCTGGCCACGGCGCGCTCGCTGGCCCGCAAGGCGCTCGTTCTCAACCGTGTCGACGTGGCCGAGCGCGACCAGAGCTGGGCCCAGCGCGGCGCTGCCGAACGCGTCCGCGCGCTCGGTGACGGGTTCGACAAGCTCGGCATCGTCTTCGGCGTGCCGCCGGGCGAAGGCGTGGAGCGCCTCGGCATGAGCCAGGACTCCAAGACCGGCGGGCCGCTGGCGGGCGTGCGGCGAGCGCTGTTCGTGCTGCCGCTGGCCGTGTTCGCGGCGGGTCTGTGGGCTGCGCGGCCGCGGCGCGGGCCGGGCGGCTGGGCGGGCCTGCACTCGGACCAGCTCCTGGGCATCTTCGCCGTCGTCACGTTCCTGGTCGGCTACGTCAGCCCCCGCTACATGCTTCCGGCCTATCCGATCGCGGCGATCCTTGCGGCGGTGCTGGCGGCGCGGTCGGGTGGCCCTTGGCGGCGGCCCGTCCACGCGGGGCTGGCTGCAGTGATGATTTTCAACGTTGCCAGCTGGGTCGACGCGGCTTCGTTGCCGCCGGCGGCCGATGAGGATCGGGGTCTGGCGCTGATCGAGCTGATCCGCTCCAAGGGCATCAGCGCCTGCTACAGCGCCGCACCGATGTACCACCTGGTCTTCGCCAGCAACGAGACGGTGGTGCTTTCCCCATTGCAGAAGGACCGCTATCCGGCCTACAGCGCGGTCGTGGAGGCCGCGGACTCCATCTGCTACGTGTTCCGCGACGACCAGACCACCAAGCGCCAGCACGTGGCCATGCAGGAGCTTCTGGAGCGCCACCATGTGCGCTACCAGCAAGCCCAGGTCGGACCCTATCGTGTGCTGTACGACTTCACGCCGCGGCGGGCGATCACGGCCGCCGAGGTCGAGAAGGTGCGCCATCAGGAGACGGCACGCGTGGGACCGGGAACGAAAAACGATACCGAGACGGAGTGA